The segment CCCACAGAGCAGAGCCCTGCTATCCACAGCCAAGCCCACAGTACCCCCCAAGAGCTGGAGGGCCAAGTGGAGGAGCGCTGTCTGGAGCAGGTCCAGAGCATGGTGGTGGGTGAAGTCCTGAAGGACATAGACACAGCCTGTAAGCTGCTCAACATTACACCAGGTGGGCCTGCTAAATGTGTAACAGCCCAATTACATGCAACtggtcagagtcagagtcagagtcagtaCAGCCAATGAAAGAAAGACCCATTGAAACAGGCAGCCCCGCTCTCTTGCTGCAGACAGTGAAACCCAATAACAAACCAAATTAACCCTCACAAGccatcatttgtttgttttcttccattTCAACATCCATGCTGATGCTAACTGACACTTGGTGAAGAGCAGAGGCATCTGAAGCCTTTTCCGCCTTGTGTAAACTCCTCTGTTGACAGTTCATCATCTCCAGTTCCTAATAACTCAGTCTCTCCCAAGAATGTTCAAAACCATTCACCATGCATGCATGGGTCATTTGATGTTTGCTTTCCCTGGAACAGGACTATTATTATATTTGAGTGCTGCTTTGCCATGTGCATTTGCCAGCTGATTATTTGGTCAGAAGATATAGATTTCTGGTGGCACAGAGCACACACGCAGGCAGGCTAACATTGCTCTATTGCAACACAGCTGTAACAAAACCCTCTGGCTTtgattaaaatgttatttacaTTGTCTTCATTTAAGCCTCGGGTAATTCTTATTTAGCTTTAATCAGCAAAATTTCAGACATTTCATGTATATGAAAGCTAAGCTCTAGTTAAATCAAGAGAGATGGTGAAAGGAGGAGGATATATGCATTTATACCATCTCTACAAAAACAGTATGATGACATATAATTTACTGCAAAACAACAGCTTCATCAATTTTAATACTCATTAGTGTCTCGTTGGATTCtaatcacatcacatttttcttGATGCAAAAGCAAATAACAACTTTGAATCTATTGATTATTTGAAGTATTACTTAAAAATCTGTGTTGTtggcctgtcctgtcctgtctagACCCCATGGACTGGAGCTGCGTGCATGTTCAGAAGTGGCTGCTGTGGACTGAGCACCTCTACAGGCTCCCGCAGGTCTGCAAGATGTTCCTGGAGCTGACGGGGAGGGATCTGTGCTCCCTGACAGAAGAGGATTTCAGGCAACGCTCATTACAGTGTGGAGACATACTGTACGCTCACCTGGACATCTGGAGGTCAGGTAGGAACATTGGGAAGCCTGTTAAAAGGGGGAATCAAACACACGTGAAGAAGACACATTTACTCTGCTTTGAGAAAAGTTGTGGTGGCTGCTGttttaaaagtgttaaaaacCTGGAATCCTCAGAGTGAAGAGGAATTTGATGTTATGCACTTCTGTTGGATTGGTTTTGATTTAATACGGCTTAGttatgagtttgtttttgtgttttcagctgCAGGCATGAAGGAACGCTGCCCAGTAGGAGATGGAAAATCTGGTAAGTTTTAAGTTAGTGTCATATCTCTTTTGCAACTGAGAAATTTCCCTTAGTATGTTGTTAATGCCATAGTTTAGTTGGTTTATTTATGAAGGGATAAAAGCTAAGTGAAGCAAGAATAAATAATGGTCTTTATTTAACCTTGAGTACACTGTGGCTTCTGGCATTTAAACTTTAGatgtccctcctctcctgccagtTGTTGATGATCCCTGGTCAGATGTGGTGTCCAGCTACCCCAGCCAACCCATCCACCTGTGGCAGTTCCTCAGAGAGCTGCTGCTCAAGCCTCACAACTACAGCCGCTGCATCCGCTGGCTCAACAAGGAGAAAGGTAAGCTGATGCAGAGTTGAGCCGCAGTAAgatgtaaaatgacaaaatgggaTGGCAAAATTTGGAAGAACGACAACAACTAAGTAGAATTACTCTTATTGCCACAGTTGAGtagtttttacatgtttttgtacTTGGGAAAACTTTGTAGGCTCTCCATAGGCTGGGCCATAGAAACTGGGCTGGTCAGAGTCCAGTCCTTTCAGAATTGCATATAAAATACTACACTAACAATATTATCTTTCACAACTTGCTATGTTGTAAATTTTAAATAGGCTGCTTTTTTCCTTAactgaagtctttttttttttttttacaccaaaaaagtaacaaagtaCTTGCTACTTTACTTAAATGCACATGAACAGAGTGAAGTCAGTGTGGCAAGTATAATGCTAGCAGTGTTCTTACCAGAAGAATATCCAATCATCTATTTTGGCTCAGTTTAAACAAC is part of the Myripristis murdjan chromosome 7, fMyrMur1.1, whole genome shotgun sequence genome and harbors:
- the LOC115362624 gene encoding SAM pointed domain-containing Ets transcription factor, producing the protein MGSPGYGQVGSTSHSPLYVSHAHTDTKRAWQDEVEDVKPLHSLLGPSELSWPGVHLPYCERLVTEDNPWLLRVAEAAPSLLPSRPTEQSPAIHSQAHSTPQELEGQVEERCLEQVQSMVVGEVLKDIDTACKLLNITPDPMDWSCVHVQKWLLWTEHLYRLPQVCKMFLELTGRDLCSLTEEDFRQRSLQCGDILYAHLDIWRSAAGMKERCPVGDGKSVVDDPWSDVVSSYPSQPIHLWQFLRELLLKPHNYSRCIRWLNKEKGIFKIEDSAHVARLWGIRKNRPAMNYDKLSRSIRQYYKKGIIRKPDASRRLVYQFVNPV